The Polyangiaceae bacterium genome includes a region encoding these proteins:
- a CDS encoding alginate export family protein: protein MRRLGPPLLLSFVFSLLVAAPARAQVVEPWADDDGIAGPTRHEFGDYGLQVGAEYRANWLYVNPVDLNGVKHRRASWVEHRLRLDATVDYDEKVRLVMSFDGLDGTLWGDNGTFGQSPSPNSGTRVAATNPNNAKPGVGYVGGDELDPDSYGYVLVPSDSFKLRRAYGEVVTPVGLLRIGRQPTTEGMSILVADGDGRTNRFGYSNAGDTTDRVLFVTKPLEGFKDESERDTSRDRGLFTGAFYDRGASKDIRLFGDDLHGAGMVVRWLDPDPIKRTHLEFQGTYAHRWERFYDTNVNIVNLKAVGRLDRLTAGLEGVGIFGRTREVSEALSLINNDPIVRQKVEQFGARAVLRWDEPSWTAYLEGDLATGDRNPNPGTALTQLVFAEDNNVGLLMFERILHFESARSSAAGVVLLERIGADTFPAERVDTEGSFTNAVAVFPQFDLRPHKNVLLRSGLLLAWAPSGTVDPTESLKARDGASIQDDLVNFNGGKPGNFYGAELDGRFQWKYLDHFLFDLEGAILFPGDAFHDENGQAVRSVLIQGRTTFVF, encoded by the coding sequence ATGCGACGACTCGGGCCGCCGCTCCTGCTCTCATTCGTGTTCTCGCTCTTGGTCGCGGCACCGGCGCGCGCTCAGGTGGTCGAACCTTGGGCGGACGACGACGGCATCGCCGGTCCGACGCGCCACGAGTTCGGCGACTACGGCCTGCAAGTGGGCGCCGAGTACCGCGCGAACTGGCTGTACGTGAACCCGGTGGACCTGAACGGAGTCAAGCACCGGCGCGCGAGCTGGGTGGAGCACCGCCTGCGCCTCGACGCCACCGTGGACTATGACGAGAAGGTCCGCCTGGTGATGAGCTTCGACGGGCTGGACGGCACGCTCTGGGGCGACAACGGCACCTTCGGCCAGAGCCCCTCGCCCAACAGCGGCACGCGCGTCGCCGCGACCAACCCCAACAACGCCAAGCCCGGCGTCGGCTACGTGGGTGGCGACGAGCTCGACCCCGACAGCTACGGCTACGTGCTAGTGCCCAGCGACAGCTTCAAGCTGCGGCGGGCGTACGGCGAGGTGGTGACACCGGTGGGCCTGTTGCGCATCGGGCGGCAGCCGACCACGGAGGGCATGTCGATCCTGGTCGCCGACGGCGACGGCCGCACGAACCGCTTCGGCTACTCCAACGCCGGCGACACCACGGACCGCGTCCTCTTCGTGACCAAGCCGCTCGAGGGCTTCAAGGACGAGAGCGAGCGCGACACCAGTCGGGATCGCGGCCTCTTCACCGGGGCCTTCTACGACCGCGGCGCGTCCAAGGACATCCGGCTGTTCGGCGACGACCTGCACGGCGCGGGAATGGTGGTGCGCTGGCTGGATCCCGACCCGATCAAGCGCACCCACCTGGAGTTCCAGGGCACCTACGCGCACCGCTGGGAGCGCTTCTACGACACCAACGTCAACATCGTGAACCTCAAGGCCGTCGGTCGCCTGGACCGTCTGACGGCGGGCCTCGAGGGCGTGGGTATCTTCGGGCGCACGCGCGAGGTGAGCGAGGCGCTCTCGCTGATCAACAACGACCCGATCGTGCGGCAGAAGGTCGAGCAGTTCGGCGCGCGGGCCGTGTTGCGCTGGGACGAGCCGAGCTGGACCGCGTACCTGGAGGGCGATCTGGCCACCGGCGACCGCAATCCCAACCCGGGTACCGCGCTCACGCAGCTGGTCTTCGCCGAGGACAACAACGTCGGCTTGCTCATGTTCGAGCGCATCCTGCACTTCGAGTCGGCGCGCTCCAGCGCGGCGGGCGTGGTGCTCTTGGAGCGCATCGGCGCCGACACCTTCCCGGCCGAGCGCGTGGACACCGAGGGCTCCTTCACCAACGCAGTGGCGGTGTTCCCGCAGTTCGACCTGCGACCGCACAAGAACGTCCTCTTGCGCAGCGGCCTGCTTTTGGCCTGGGCGCCGTCCGGCACGGTGGACCCCACGGAGAGCCTGAAGGCGCGCGACGGCGCCAGCATCCAGGACGATCTGGTGAACTTCAACGGCGGCAAGCCGGGGAACTTCTACGGCGCCGAGCTCGACGGGCGCTTCCAGTGGAAATACCTGGACCACTTCCTGTTCGATCTGGAGGGCGCCATCCTGTTCCCTGGCGACGCCTTCCACGACGAGAACGGCCAAGCCGTGCGCAGCGTGCTAATCCAAGGTCGCACGACCTTCGTGTTCTAA
- a CDS encoding SUMF1/EgtB/PvdO family nonheme iron enzyme: MGTARLVALGLVASACAAPLAAPPAQPRPALKQVASEPARAAEKQPEPPPEPAVVAAPQAPEREPTCPEGMALVLRYQGPYCIDRWEASVLRVKADGQTAPHPFNQNVDGLEKEVRAQSKQGVRAQGYISGTQAARACANAGKRLCEIDEWVRACRGPKLTRYPYGDERRPNVCNDRFKVLDHHPVPILWKKDPLDPTDEKLMWHPRFMNDKRLLELPNTTAPTGAYAKCTNDYGVYDMVGNQHEWVNDPEGTFFGGFFMDTFQNGEGCEYRTGGHPFDYHDYSTGFRCCADAS; encoded by the coding sequence ATGGGAACCGCTCGTCTAGTCGCGCTGGGCCTGGTCGCCTCCGCGTGCGCGGCCCCCCTCGCCGCGCCGCCCGCACAGCCGCGCCCGGCTCTGAAGCAGGTCGCGAGCGAGCCGGCGCGCGCGGCGGAGAAGCAGCCGGAGCCCCCGCCGGAGCCTGCCGTGGTGGCGGCACCGCAAGCGCCCGAGCGCGAGCCCACCTGTCCGGAGGGCATGGCGCTCGTGCTGCGCTACCAGGGCCCGTATTGCATCGACCGCTGGGAGGCATCGGTGCTGCGGGTGAAGGCCGACGGCCAGACCGCACCGCACCCGTTCAACCAGAACGTGGACGGCCTGGAGAAGGAGGTCCGCGCCCAGAGCAAGCAGGGCGTGCGCGCCCAGGGCTACATCAGCGGCACACAGGCCGCGCGCGCCTGCGCCAACGCCGGCAAGCGGCTGTGCGAGATCGACGAGTGGGTGCGCGCGTGTCGCGGGCCGAAGCTCACGCGCTACCCATACGGCGACGAGCGCCGCCCGAACGTCTGCAACGATCGCTTCAAGGTGCTCGATCACCACCCGGTGCCGATCCTCTGGAAGAAGGACCCCCTCGACCCGACGGACGAGAAGCTGATGTGGCACCCGCGCTTCATGAACGACAAGCGCCTGCTCGAGCTGCCCAACACCACCGCGCCCACCGGCGCCTACGCGAAGTGCACGAACGACTACGGCGTCTACGACATGGTCGGCAACCAGCACGAATGGGTGAACGACCCGGAGGGAACGTTCTTCGGCGGGTTCTTCATGGACACCTTCCAGAACGGCGAGGGCTGCGAGTACCGCACCGGCGGCCACCCGTTCGACTACCACGACTACTCGACGGGCTTCCGCTGCTGCGCGGACGCGAGCTGA
- a CDS encoding saccharopine dehydrogenase NADP-binding domain-containing protein translates to MRAMVLGAGRMGRAAAWDLARQPGVDVVRLVDRDTEALKAAERELAKLLTETAPESKTKIEAERYDLADESGLRRLLGGFDVMLSSSDYRYNELLTRAAIDARCHMCDLGGNLFVVERQLALDEDAKRQGVTIVPDCGLAPGMACLFAAWGVDRLDAVDNVKIRVGGLPAHPKPPLNYKMLFAVRGLTNEYLEPAEALRDGKIVRVPSLTEPEPIEFPYPFGTLEAFNTSGGSSTLPRTLKHKVRNLDYKTIRYPGHLAAFAGMHAIGLLSETPVDGVVPRELTEKLIDRSLRDDHDTDVALVRVSIEGKKGGKNQRLVFEVIDRHDPKTGHSAMARTTSYPAAVVAYMLGAGAVQKRGVLPGELAVPLEAFVSAVRARGIDVKERWEPLV, encoded by the coding sequence ATGCGGGCGATGGTGCTGGGAGCAGGCAGGATGGGCCGCGCGGCGGCGTGGGACCTCGCGCGCCAGCCGGGCGTGGACGTCGTGCGCTTGGTCGATCGAGACACCGAGGCGCTCAAGGCGGCAGAGCGCGAGCTGGCGAAGCTGCTCACCGAGACGGCGCCGGAGAGCAAGACCAAGATCGAGGCGGAGCGCTACGACCTGGCGGACGAGAGCGGCCTCAGGCGCCTGCTCGGGGGCTTCGACGTGATGCTGTCGAGCTCGGACTACCGCTACAACGAGTTGCTCACCCGGGCTGCCATCGACGCGCGCTGCCACATGTGCGACCTGGGTGGGAACCTGTTCGTGGTGGAGCGGCAGCTAGCGCTGGACGAAGACGCGAAGCGCCAGGGCGTGACCATCGTGCCGGACTGCGGGCTCGCGCCGGGCATGGCCTGCCTGTTCGCGGCCTGGGGCGTCGACCGCTTGGACGCGGTGGACAACGTGAAGATCCGCGTCGGCGGTCTGCCCGCGCACCCCAAGCCGCCGCTCAACTACAAGATGCTGTTCGCCGTGCGCGGCCTGACCAACGAGTACCTGGAGCCGGCAGAGGCGCTGCGCGACGGCAAGATCGTGCGCGTTCCCTCCTTGACCGAGCCGGAGCCCATCGAGTTTCCGTACCCCTTCGGCACGCTGGAGGCCTTCAACACATCCGGCGGCTCGTCCACGCTGCCGCGCACGCTCAAGCACAAGGTGCGTAACCTGGACTACAAGACCATCCGCTACCCGGGGCACCTGGCGGCCTTCGCCGGCATGCACGCCATCGGCCTGCTCTCGGAGACGCCGGTGGACGGCGTCGTACCGCGCGAGCTCACCGAGAAGCTGATCGATCGGTCGCTGCGCGACGATCACGACACCGACGTGGCGCTGGTCCGCGTGAGCATCGAGGGCAAGAAGGGCGGCAAGAACCAGCGCCTGGTGTTCGAGGTGATCGACCGCCACGATCCGAAGACGGGGCACAGCGCCATGGCGCGCACCACCTCGTACCCCGCCGCGGTCGTCGCCTACATGCTCGGCGCCGGCGCGGTGCAGAAGCGCGGCGTTCTGCCGGGTGAGCTGGCGGTCCCGCTGGAGGCCTTCGTGAGCGCCGTGCGCGCCCGCGGCATCGACGTGAAGGAGCGATGGGAACCGCTCGTCTAG
- a CDS encoding response regulator: MEVFAQDGRTPDDRGKVLTLESRPHSSRAPIRRDGSQVTPRLLLAEADRAARGLLLPWLGDLGAEIVEARDGDSLEQTLLAGPRFHLVIASARLPEPSALQVLARVRRQGVTTPFIVVTSVHGNMLRIFMSDSEGTVLSSRMVDGHNLASLITGMIDNPR, encoded by the coding sequence ATGGAGGTCTTTGCACAAGACGGACGAACCCCCGACGATCGCGGCAAGGTGCTGACGCTCGAGTCTCGTCCGCACTCCAGCCGGGCGCCGATTCGACGGGACGGCAGCCAGGTCACGCCGCGCCTGCTCTTGGCGGAGGCGGATCGCGCGGCGCGCGGGCTGCTCCTACCCTGGCTGGGTGACCTGGGCGCGGAGATCGTGGAGGCCCGCGACGGCGACTCGCTGGAGCAGACTCTGCTCGCTGGGCCACGCTTTCATCTGGTGATCGCCAGTGCGCGGCTGCCGGAGCCGAGCGCGCTGCAGGTGCTGGCGCGCGTGCGCCGTCAGGGTGTGACCACGCCGTTCATCGTGGTGACGTCCGTGCACGGCAACATGCTGCGCATCTTCATGAGCGACTCCGAGGGCACGGTGCTGTCGAGCCGGATGGTGGACGGCCACAACCTGGCCTCGCTCATCACCGGCATGATCGACAACCCGCGCTAG
- a CDS encoding serine/threonine protein kinase, translating to MAPKVPERGLVLAGRYRLEEKLGEGGMGTVWRAEHLVLCAPVAVKVLDRDLSKDEEAHDRFIREARSAAALRSPHVVQTLDYGIDDGVPYIAMELLEGETLQQRLARLGTMTALDTTRVITQVARAVARAHEAGIIHRDLKPENVFIVKNEDAEIAKVLDFGVAKVDKAQLGPKGTRTRTGSLLGTPFYMSPEQAQGNKTIDPRSDLWSLGVIAYECVTGKRPFESDGLGDLVLQICVRDMPVPSQIAEVPPRFDDWFAKACNRDPELRYQTARELADGLREVVGLEARETLATISDDEMTAPPKSVVVRSDRDAESSGTAKTIVDAPKDDDELAVPSAKRPSLTVRQFGTTQSSVPQSSSRTALLVGVGGLALAVGAVAGFLVLGGPDVLGSTTPETEPSAEAGVAATPPSASAESEPRPVKKEREPEHESDAADTESADAAAEASTAASADASVAKPVSSEDKPDKEKKGPADASTDRDWGKTGTEEPAPKPPEPKPPEENKPPALPTPPAPLKPDAG from the coding sequence ATGGCACCCAAAGTCCCCGAGAGAGGCCTCGTTCTGGCCGGACGCTACCGGCTCGAGGAGAAGCTGGGGGAGGGTGGCATGGGGACCGTGTGGCGCGCCGAGCACCTGGTCTTGTGCGCGCCGGTCGCGGTCAAGGTCCTCGACCGCGACCTGTCCAAGGACGAAGAGGCCCACGACCGCTTCATCCGCGAGGCCCGCTCCGCCGCGGCGCTGCGCAGCCCGCACGTGGTGCAGACCCTCGACTACGGCATCGACGACGGCGTCCCGTACATCGCGATGGAGCTTCTGGAGGGCGAGACGCTGCAGCAGCGGCTGGCGCGCCTCGGCACGATGACCGCGCTCGACACCACGCGCGTCATCACACAGGTGGCTCGCGCCGTGGCCCGCGCGCACGAGGCGGGCATCATCCACCGCGACCTCAAGCCCGAGAACGTGTTCATCGTGAAGAACGAGGACGCGGAGATCGCCAAGGTGCTCGACTTCGGCGTCGCCAAGGTGGACAAGGCCCAGCTCGGTCCCAAGGGCACGCGCACGCGTACGGGCTCGCTGCTCGGGACGCCGTTCTACATGAGCCCCGAGCAGGCCCAGGGCAACAAGACCATCGACCCGCGCTCGGACCTCTGGTCCTTGGGCGTCATCGCCTACGAGTGCGTGACGGGCAAGCGCCCTTTCGAGAGCGACGGGCTCGGTGACCTGGTGCTGCAGATCTGCGTGCGGGACATGCCCGTGCCGAGCCAGATCGCCGAGGTCCCACCCAGGTTCGACGACTGGTTCGCCAAGGCCTGCAACCGCGATCCGGAGCTGCGCTACCAGACGGCGCGCGAGCTGGCGGACGGCCTGCGCGAGGTGGTGGGGCTCGAGGCGCGGGAGACCCTGGCCACGATCTCCGACGACGAGATGACCGCGCCGCCCAAGAGCGTTGTCGTGCGCAGCGACCGCGACGCCGAGTCGAGCGGCACCGCGAAGACCATCGTGGACGCGCCCAAGGACGACGACGAGCTCGCGGTGCCGAGCGCCAAGAGGCCGTCGCTGACCGTGCGCCAGTTCGGCACCACGCAGTCGAGCGTGCCGCAGAGCTCGAGCCGCACGGCGCTCCTGGTGGGCGTCGGTGGCCTGGCGCTGGCGGTGGGCGCGGTGGCGGGGTTCCTGGTCCTGGGCGGCCCAGACGTGCTGGGAAGCACCACGCCGGAGACGGAGCCATCGGCGGAGGCGGGCGTCGCGGCCACGCCACCCTCGGCGAGCGCCGAGAGCGAGCCGAGGCCGGTCAAGAAAGAGCGCGAGCCGGAGCACGAGTCCGACGCTGCCGACACCGAGAGCGCGGACGCAGCAGCGGAAGCGAGCACGGCAGCGAGCGCGGACGCCTCGGTCGCGAAGCCCGTCTCGTCGGAAGACAAGCCGGACAAGGAGAAGAAGGGCCCGGCGGACGCCTCGACCGATCGCGACTGGGGCAAGACGGGCACCGAGGAGCCCGCGCCGAAGCCCCCCGAGCCGAAGCCGCCTGAGGAAAACAAGCCCCCGGCGTTGCCGACACCCCCTGCGCCGCTGAAGCCGGACGCAGGCTAG
- a CDS encoding ArsA family ATPase, which yields MTPLDQRRFLFVTGKGGVGKSTVTAALAVAMAARGKRVLVTACDAKERISLLLGSAPLTSEVRQLRERLFAVKLVPQVALREYGGMVLKSEVVFGAVFDNKYVRQFFAGVPGLHEWAMLGKAWFHAIEESADGRPRFDVVLFDAPATGHGLDMLRVPKVIVDVVPPGVLRRDAERAWKMFQDEKQSGVVVVTLPEDMPTNETLELYDALEKELFLPVATLVINGVIESMFSEAERALLLSDLTLDRSRPGDEAIACGIRRSIRERVQAQSLSRLRALGGAQVELPLLRKDAATPEAIAELATRF from the coding sequence ATGACGCCCCTCGACCAGCGTCGCTTCTTGTTCGTCACCGGCAAAGGGGGTGTCGGCAAATCGACGGTGACCGCCGCCCTGGCAGTAGCCATGGCGGCGCGGGGTAAACGCGTCCTGGTCACGGCCTGCGACGCCAAGGAGCGCATCAGCCTGCTCCTGGGCTCCGCCCCCCTGACCTCGGAGGTGCGGCAGCTCAGGGAGCGGCTCTTCGCGGTGAAGCTCGTGCCCCAGGTCGCGCTGCGCGAATACGGTGGCATGGTCCTGAAGAGCGAGGTGGTGTTCGGCGCCGTCTTCGACAACAAGTACGTCCGCCAGTTCTTCGCGGGCGTGCCGGGCTTGCACGAGTGGGCCATGCTGGGCAAGGCCTGGTTCCACGCCATCGAGGAGAGCGCGGACGGTCGGCCGCGCTTCGACGTGGTGCTGTTCGACGCGCCGGCGACCGGCCACGGCCTGGACATGCTGCGGGTGCCCAAGGTGATCGTGGACGTGGTGCCGCCCGGTGTGCTGCGCCGCGACGCGGAGCGTGCCTGGAAGATGTTCCAGGACGAGAAGCAGAGCGGCGTGGTGGTGGTGACGCTGCCGGAGGACATGCCGACGAACGAGACGCTGGAGCTCTACGACGCGCTCGAGAAGGAGCTCTTCCTGCCCGTCGCGACGCTGGTCATCAACGGCGTCATCGAGTCCATGTTCAGCGAGGCCGAGCGAGCACTACTGCTGTCGGACCTGACGCTCGATCGCAGCCGGCCCGGCGACGAAGCGATCGCCTGCGGCATCCGTCGCTCGATCCGTGAGCGCGTGCAGGCGCAGAGCCTCTCGCGCCTGCGCGCGCTCGGCGGCGCGCAGGTCGAGCTGCCGCTCTTGCGGAAGGACGCGGCGACGCCGGAGGCCATCGCGGAGCTCGCCACTCGCTTCTAA
- a CDS encoding leucyl aminopeptidase: MDLRFVTRDLRRLDLAATEVLLGTLTEDERPPHGVAGLVDWRLAGRVSELLRSGYATGALGEVLLVPGKPKLPFDKLVFFGCGPRSAFGEKTFRRVIENMLATLEGLCVRSAVVELPGRHFDAILPERAADILLEQAASRPEHDVWTLVETAEAQRSITQHMVAERRRVRQP, from the coding sequence ATGGACCTGCGCTTCGTCACCCGAGACCTCAGGCGCCTGGATCTGGCCGCGACGGAGGTCTTGCTCGGCACCCTGACCGAGGACGAGCGCCCGCCGCACGGCGTGGCCGGGCTGGTGGACTGGCGCCTGGCCGGCCGCGTCTCGGAGCTGCTCCGGAGCGGCTACGCCACCGGTGCGTTGGGTGAGGTGCTGCTCGTCCCCGGCAAGCCGAAGCTGCCCTTCGACAAGCTGGTGTTCTTCGGCTGCGGCCCCCGCTCCGCGTTCGGCGAGAAGACCTTCCGCCGCGTGATCGAGAACATGCTCGCGACGCTGGAGGGCCTCTGCGTGCGCTCCGCGGTGGTGGAGCTGCCGGGCCGGCACTTCGACGCGATCTTGCCGGAGCGCGCCGCCGACATCCTGCTGGAGCAAGCGGCGTCGCGGCCGGAGCACGACGTTTGGACGCTGGTCGAGACCGCCGAGGCTCAACGCAGCATCACGCAGCACATGGTGGCGGAGCGCCGCCGCGTGCGGCAGCCTTGA